One segment of Rosa chinensis cultivar Old Blush chromosome 6, RchiOBHm-V2, whole genome shotgun sequence DNA contains the following:
- the LOC112170128 gene encoding pentatricopeptide repeat-containing protein At5g42310, chloroplastic: MLLLPLPGSTRFPSVQLSSSPILIRHHLHHHHIFHAPPSAVSTSAESHLPPISSSRRRLDNYDTDQAAVSRYDFAPLLAFLSTSSSSTHDDIDSASPTSLDPAEFQLAESYRAVPAPLWHSLLKSLCSSSSSSSLKQAYALVSWLQKHNLCFSYELLYSILIHALGRSEKLYEAFLLSQRQTLTPLTYNALIGACARNGDLEKALNLMSRMRQDGYRSDFVNYSLVIQSLNRSNKVDSPIMLKLYREIESENVEIDGQLLNDLIVGFAKAGEPSQAMHFLAMVQASGLSPKTATLVAVISALGNSGRVVEAEAIFEEMKEGGLQPRTRAYNALLKGYVKAASLEDAESIVSQMERSGISPDEHTYSLLIDAYANAGRWESARIVLKEMEASNVQPNSYVFSRILASYRDRGEWQKSFQVLREMRSSGVMPDRHFYNVMIDTFGKSNCLDHAMATFERMLSEGIQPDTVTWNTLIDSHCKSGHHVRAEELFEEMQESGCAPCATTFNIMINSLGEQERWDEVKGLMGKMQSQGLLPNIVTYTTLVDIYGKSGRFNDAIECLEIMKSAGMKPSPTMYNALINAYAQRGLSEQALNAFRVMRADGLKPSLLALNSLINAFGEDRRDAEAFSVLQYMKDNDVKPDVVTYTTLMKALIRVDKFYKVPDVYEEMLHSRVTPDRKARAMLRSALKYMKQTLNHR, from the exons ATGCTTCTTCTGCCTCTGCCTGGTTCCACCCGATTCCCATCCGTTCAATTATCTTCGTCTCCGATACTCATCCgccaccacctccaccaccaccacatctTCCACGCGCCTCCCTCCGCCGTTTCCACTTCCGCCGAATCTCATCTCCCCCCAATTTCATCCTCACGACGTCGTTTGGATAACTACGACACCGACCAGGCCGCCGTTTCCCGCTACGACTTCGCTCCACTGCTCGCCTTCCTCTCCACCTCGTCCAGCTCCACTCATGACGACATTGACTCGGCGTCGCCGACGTCACTCGACCCCGCCGAGTTCCAGCTGGCCGAGTCGTACCGGGCCGTCCCGGCCCCTCTCTGGCACTCCCTCCTCAAATCCctctgctcctcctcctcctcctcctccttgaaACAGGCCTACGCGCTCGTTTCGTGGCTCCAGAAGCACAACCTCTGCTTCTCCTATGAGCTCCTCTACTCCATCCTCATCCACGCGCTCGGACGCTCCGAGAAGCTCTACGAGGCGTTCCTGCTCTCGCAGCGGCAGACGTTGACTCCGTTGACCTACAACGCTCTCATCGGCGCGTGCGCTCGCAACGGCGACCTGGAGAAGGCGCTCAATTTGATGTCCAGGATGCGCCAGGACGGTTACCGGTCGGATTTCGTGAATTACAGCCTGGTAATTCAGTCGCTTAATCGCTCAAACAAGGTTGATTCTCCAATTATGTTAAAGCTTTACAGGGAGATTGAGTCTGAGAATGTTGAGATTGATGGACAGCTGCTAAATGATTTGATTGTTGGTTTCGCAAAAGCCGGCGAGCCCAGCCAGGCTATGCATTTTCTTGCCATGGTGCAGGCTAGTGGTTTGAGCCCCAAAACCGCTACTCTGGTGGCGGTTATTTCAGCTTTGGGGAACTCCGGTAGGGTGGTTGAGGCGGAAGCTATTTTCGAGGAAATGAAAGAGGGTGGGTTGCAACCGAGGACTAGAGCTTACAATGCACTGCTGAAAGGGTATGTGAAGGCAGCTTCTTTGGAAGATGCTGAATCCATTGTGTCACAGATGGAGAGGAGTGGCATTTCACCAGATGAGCACACTTACAGCCTCCTCATTGATGCTTATGCCAACGCCGGTAGGTGGGAGAGTGCGAGAATTGTgttgaaggagatggaggctaGCAATGTGCAGCCTAATTCGTATGTTTTCAGTAGGATTTTAGCTAGTTATCGGGATAGAGGGGAGTGGCAGAAGTCATTTCAAGTTTTGAGGGAGATGAGGAGCAGTGGGGTAATGCCTGATAGGCATTTTTACAATGTGATGATTGATACTTTTGGAAAGTCTAATTGTCTTGATCATGCTATGGCTACCTTTGAAAGGATGCTATCGGAGGGGATTCAGCCAGATACTGTTACCTGGAATACTCTCATTGATAGTCATTGTAAGTCAGGCCACCATGTAAGGGCAGAGGAGTTGTTTGAGGAAATGCAGGAGAGTGGTTGCGCGCCTTGTGCCACCACCTTTAACATCATGATAAACTCCTTAGGAGAGCAGGAGAGATGGGATGAAGTGAAGGGCCTAATGGGGAAGATGCAGAGTCAGGGTTTACTTCCGAATATAGTTACTTATACCACGTTAGTTGACATATATGGGAAGTCGGGGAGATTTAATGATGCAATAGAGTGCTTGGAGATAATGAAGTCTGCAGGCATGAAACCATCCCCGACAATGTATAATGCCTTGATTAATGCCTATGCTCAAAGG GGTTTGTCTGAGCAAGCACTGAATGCATTCAGGGTTATGAGAGCAGACGGCTTGAAACCTAGTCTATTAGCTCTCAATTCATTAATTAATGCATTTGGCGAAGATAGGAGGGATGCTGAGGCCTTTTCCGTGTTGCAGTACATGAAGGACAAT GATGTAAAACCAGACGTGGTTACATATACTACACTTATGAAAGCCCTTATTCGCGTCGATAAATTTTATAAG GTTCCAGATGTGTATGAAGAAATGCTCCACTCTAGGGTTACTCCTGATAGGAAAGCTAGGGCAATGTTACGGTCTGCCCTGAAATACATGAAACAGACACTGAATCATAGATGA
- the LOC112174270 gene encoding stemmadenine O-acetyltransferase has protein sequence MKVLQVEVFSEEKIKPSFPTPSHLRTFKLSLLDQLIPAPYAPIILFYDPITTIATTKRLDVLKASLSEALTEFYPLAGKLKDDELSVECNDEGAAFIEARVKSFSLHEFLSRPELFDSLLNQFLPGNITHTSSSNFITNIQANVFKCGGIAIGLCISHKLLDGAALCTFLKSWTAIGRRLVSGSSEKAAPPRISPNLFAAASLFPTNGDLWLRDSSLHMWGSLFIKGKESSVTKRFVFDAMAIATLKLNARMVRKKPPTRVEVVSAFLWQCCMAVSKEKHGVQRPSLLTHIVNLRSKLRTAMDDSNSNLEHSTGNLLWMAVARSYIGDVDDDEEEEEQQQNLVLPGLVSELSNALSKIDADFAKEIRGKQGKSLMIDSLEGIMNSDGLDLDYYGFSSWCKFGWYESADFGWGKPAWVSSIGSNSAPHFMNLIILVDTKSGDGIEAWVTLDQRQMALLEGNSNLQKLVSVDPSPLILN, from the coding sequence ATGAAGGTATTGCAGGTAGAAGTTTTTTCTGAAGAGAAGATTAAACCATCTTTCCCAACACCCTCTCACCTCAGAACCTTCAAGCTTTCCCTTCTTGATCAGCTCATACCAGCTCCCTATGCTCCCattattctcttttatgatCCCATTACTACCATTGCCACCACCAAAAGACTAGATGTGCTGAAGGCATCTTTATCTGAGGCCTTGACTGAGTTCTACCCCCTTGCCGGGAAGCTCAAAGATGATGAGCTATCTGTCGAGTGCAACGATGAAGGAGCTGCCTTCATCGAAGCCAGAGTTAAGTCCTTTTCCCTTCACGAGTTTCTCAGCCGTCCTGAACTTTTTGATTCGTTGCTGAACCAATTCCTCCCTGGAAATATTACTCATACGAGTAGTAGCAATTTTATTACAAACATCCAAGCAAATGTGTTCAAGTGCGGTGGCATTGCCATTGGCCTATGCATCTCACACAAGCTCCTTGATGGTGCTGCCTTGTGCACTTTCCTCAAGTCATGGACTGCTATTGGTCGTCGACTAGTATCAGGATCATCGGAGAAAGCAGCACCACCGCGTATATCCCCCAACTTATTTGCTGCGGCTTCTTTGTTCCCCACAAATGGCGATCTGTGGCTTAGAGATTCCTCTCTTCACATGTGGGGCTCCTTGTTCATAAAAGGCAAGGAGTCTAGTGTCACAAAAAGATTTGTGTTTGATGCCATGGCTATAGCCACCCTCAAGCTCAACGCTCGAATGGTTCGAAAGAAACCACCCACGCGCGTTGAGGTGGTTTCGGCTTTCTTGTGGCAGTGCTGCATGGCTGTCTCTAAAGAGAAACATGGCGTCCAAAGGCCTTCACTGCTGACACATATTGTGAACCTCCGCTCAAAACTACGGACTGCAATGGATGATTCCAATTCCAATCTTGAGCACTCTACCGGAAACCTCCTTTGGATGGCAGTCGCACGATCTTATATCGGAGATGTcgatgatgatgaggaggaggaggagcagcaGCAGAACTTGGTCTTGCCAGGCTTGGTGAGTGAGTTGAGTAATGCATTGTCGAAGATTGATGCTGATTTTGCCAAAGAAATCCGAGGGAAGCAAGGGAAGTCTCTAATGATTGATTCTCTGGAGGGAATCATGAACAGTGATGGGTTGGATTTAGATTATTATGGGTTTAGCAGTTGGTGCAAGTTTGGGTGGTACGAATCTGCTGATTTTGGGTGGGGGAAGCCTGCATGGGTGAGCAGCATTGGTTCCAATAGTGCTCCTCACTTCATGAATCTGATCATTTTGGTGGACACAAAGTCCGGTGACGGAATTGAAGCATGGGTCACCTTGGATCAGCGTCAGATGGCTCTACTGGAAGGCAACTCCAACCTTCAGAAATTGGTTTCAGTGGATCCTAGTCCTTTGATCTTAAATTAA
- the LOC112170129 gene encoding carboxypeptidase A6: protein MAHQLPLWSPLCISLCFFAWLQGFFSVVHGDTNLSYPSLTPIDRDLYHSSGDLMEEIKALVLRHKDKLTLDTIKAQNKGYSAEIAVVTYSRRRQEADDKPRFRILLSFGQHGRELITSEVALRILSILCIEKFLPNLDQASLDQTLDNLVIKVVPMENLNGRRLVEAGDLCERRNGRGVDLNRNWSVDWGKKEKDYDPYEENPGTAPFSEPEAQIMRKIAVSFDPHIWVNIHSGMEALFMPYDHKNTTPDGVPSQKMKSLLEELNHLHCQKRCMIGSGGGSVGYLAHGTATDFMFDIVKVPMAFTFEIYGDGAASSKDCFKMFNPTDFGTFNRVLNEWSAAFFTIFKLGPNLLGENYSKPPLDKWVSIDEYLDGYLVERSSRYGKKMEVLELGLQEIRTYFRLFLLSSVLLLFMFCSRISKSKFSRPIVSAIAL from the exons ATGGCTCATCAGCTTCCTCTATGGTCTCCCTTGTGCATCAGTTTGTGCTTCTTTGCTTGGTTGCAAGGTTTCTTCTCCGTCGTCCATGGCGATACTAATCTCTCTTACCCTTCTCTCACCCCCATTGACCGCGATCTCTACCATTCTAG TGGGGATTTGATGGAAGAAATTAAAGCTTTGGTCCTTCGACACAAAGATAAACTCACT TTGGATACAATTAAGGCTCAAAACAAGGGTTACTCTGCTGAGATTGCTGTAGTTACTTATAGTCGGAGGAGGCAGGAGGCCGACGACAAGCCAAGGTTTCGGATCCTTCTT AGTTTCGGGCAGCATGGAAGGGAGCTCATTACATCTGAAGTCGCTTTGCGAATCCTTTCAATCTTGTGTATAGAAAAGTTTCTGCCCAACCTAGACCAAGCTTCCCTAGACCAGACCCTTGACAATCTTGTGATAAAG GTGGTGCCCATGGAAAACCTAAATGGCCGCAGACTTGTTGAAGCAGGAGACCTCTGCGAGAGGAGAAATG GGAGAGGAGTTGATCTTAACCGTAATTGGAGCGTAGATTGGGGCAAAAAAGAGAAG GACTATGATCCGTATGAAGAAAATCCTGGGACTGCTCCTTTCAGTGAGCCTGAAGCTCAAATAATGCGGAAAATTGCAGTGTCATTTGATCCGCACATATGGGTTAATATACACTCTGGGATGGAG gCTCTATTTATGCCGTACGACCATAAGAACACAACCCCTGATGGAGTTCCCTCACAAAAGATGAAGTCATTGCTTGAAGAACTGAACCATCTGCATTGCCAAAAACGTTGCATGATTGGGTCTGGTGGAGGTTCTGTTGG ATATCTGGCACATGGGACAGCAACTGATTTTATGTTTGACATTGTAAAGGTGCCAATGGCTTTCACCTTTGAG ATATATGGAGATGGAGCAGCCTCATCAAAAGATTGCTTTAAAATGTTCAATCCCACTGACTTTGGTACCTTCAAT AGGGTTCTCAATGAATGGTCAGCTGcatttttcacaatttttaaATTGGGGCCAAATCTGCTCGGTGAAAATTATTCAAAGCCCCCCTTAGACAAGTGGGTGTCCATAGATGAGTATCTTGATGGGTACTTGGTGGAGAGGAGTAGTAGATATGGAAAGAAGATGGAGGTGCTTGAGCTAGGACTgcaggagataagaacatattTCAGGCTCTTCTTGTTATCCTCAGTTCTGTTACTGTTCATGTTCTGTTCCAGAATTTCAAAAAGCAAGTTTTCTAGACCAATTGTTTCTGCTATTGCACTCTGA